A genomic segment from Glycine max cultivar Williams 82 chromosome 1, Glycine_max_v4.0, whole genome shotgun sequence encodes:
- the LOC100805151 gene encoding protein bfr2, with amino-acid sequence MQAVSLSPLSFRDSSDEFAGKFEHDFMAKLKINEEKVENENEEKHNEDEIEEEEEEEEEEEEEEFSFVLTNSDGSPISADDAFDNGQIRPIFPIFNQDLLFSDDYDGGEGLRQPIKVFVEHKDEFLSEAAPAEGAYCEWNPKAAVKSNSTGFSKLWRFRDVKLRSNSDGKDAFVFLNHAAPAKPAEKARSVVVKKGKTTTTTAAASAHEKHYIMSRARKESDKRKSYLPYKQNMLGFFANANGLSRNVHPY; translated from the coding sequence ATGCAAGCCGTTTCGCTCTCACCTTTGTCGTTTAGGGATTCTTCCGACGAGTTCGCTGGAAAGTTCGAACACGATTTCATGGCCAAGCTCAAAATCAACGAAGAGAAAGTCGAAAACGAAAACGAAGAGAAGCATAACGAAGATgagatagaagaagaagaagaagaagaagaagaagaagaagaggaagagttTAGCTTCGTTCTCACGAATTCCGATGGATCGCCGATCTCCGCCGACGACGCGTTCGACAACGGCCAGATTCGTCCGATTTTTCCGATTTTCAACCAGGATCTTCTGTTCTCCGACGATTACGACGGCGGAGAAGGTCTCCGGCAGCCGATAAAGGTCTTCGTCGAACATAAGGATGAATTTCTGTCGGAGGCGGCGCCGGCGGAAGGAGCGTACTGCGAGTGGAATCCGAAAGCGGCGGTGAAGAGCAACTCGACGGGATTCTCGAAGCTGTGGAGGTTCCGCGACGTGAAGCTGCGGAGCAACAGCGACGGAAAAGACGCGTTCGTGTTCTTGAACCACGCGGCGCCGGCGAAGCCGGCGGAGAAGGCGAGAAGTGTCGTCGTGAAGAAGGGGAAAACAACGACGACGACGGCGGCGGCGTCTGCGCACGAGAAGCATTACATTATGAGCAGAGCGAGGAAAGAGAGCGATAAACGGAAGTCGTATTTGCCGTATAAGCAAAATATGTTAGGGTTCTTCGCCAACGCCAACGGATTGAGCAGAAATGTTCATCCTTATTGA
- the LOC100807282 gene encoding AMSH-like ubiquitin thioesterase 2 isoform X2 encodes MRLMEDFLDLAKENTEKDLETCGILGAYLEKGTLYLTTLIIPKQESASNSCQATNEEEVFKILNERSLYPVGWIHTHPSQSCFMSSVDLHTQYSYQVMIPEAFAIVLAPNDTSRSCGLFRLTKPEGMNILKNCQETGFHPHKEPDNGSPVYEHCSNVYKNSNLRFEIFDLRQK; translated from the exons ATGCGGTTAATGGAGGACTTTCTTGATCTTGCTAAAGAAAATACAGAAAAGGATTTGGAAACTTGTGGTATACTTGGTGCCTATCTT GAGAAGGGAACCCTCTATTTGACTACCCTGATCATACCAAAGCAGGAATCAGCTTCCAATTCT TGTCAAGCTACAAATGAGGAGgaagtttttaaaattctaaatgaAAGATCCCTTTATCCTGTGGGATGGATCCAT ACACATCCTTCTCAAAGTTGTTTCATGTCATCGGTGGATCTGCACACTCAATATTCCTACCAG GTGATGATTCCTGAGGCATTTGCCATTGTCTTGGCACCAAATGATACCTCAAG GAGCTGTGGATTATTTCGTCTGACCAAACCTGAAGGAATGAATATTCTAAAAAATTGCCAGGAGACAGGATTTCACCCACACAAAGAACCAGACAATGGCAGCCCCGTATATGAGCACTGCTCCAATGTGTACAAAAACTCCAATCTAAGGTTTGAAATCTTTGATTTACGCCAAAAATGA
- the LOC100807282 gene encoding AMSH-like ubiquitin thioesterase 2 isoform X1, producing MYKRSNEEKDVSSKKVRNCDTAESNIQSAIVDGEDTSEIPSFPLGNLSTSWCSLVCKPAAIKTANRYFLLQKVTQSWPSPALCFVETVPQDAQSSHVTAFNSGDGSSKSDNERDVHISMRLMEDFLDLAKENTEKDLETCGILGAYLEKGTLYLTTLIIPKQESASNSCQATNEEEVFKILNERSLYPVGWIHTHPSQSCFMSSVDLHTQYSYQVMIPEAFAIVLAPNDTSRSCGLFRLTKPEGMNILKNCQETGFHPHKEPDNGSPVYEHCSNVYKNSNLRFEIFDLRQK from the exons ATGTACAAAAGGTCTAATGAAGAAAAGGATGTAAGTAGTAAGAAG GTTAGAAATTGTGATACAGCAGAAAGCAATATTCAAAG CGCGATTGTCGATGGCGAGGACACATCTGAGATTCCATCATTCCCATTAGGAAATTTGAGTACTAGTTGGTGCTCACTGGTTTGTAAACCGGCTGCTATTAAGACAGCCAAcagatacttcttgcttcaaaAAGTAACTCAGTCCTGGCCTTCCCCTGCCTTGTGTTTTGTGGAGACAGTGCCTCAAGATGCACAAAGTTCTCATGTTACAGCTTTTAATTCAGGTGATGGATCCTCAAAGTCGGACAACGAACGGGATGTTCATATT TCAATGCGGTTAATGGAGGACTTTCTTGATCTTGCTAAAGAAAATACAGAAAAGGATTTGGAAACTTGTGGTATACTTGGTGCCTATCTT GAGAAGGGAACCCTCTATTTGACTACCCTGATCATACCAAAGCAGGAATCAGCTTCCAATTCT TGTCAAGCTACAAATGAGGAGgaagtttttaaaattctaaatgaAAGATCCCTTTATCCTGTGGGATGGATCCAT ACACATCCTTCTCAAAGTTGTTTCATGTCATCGGTGGATCTGCACACTCAATATTCCTACCAG GTGATGATTCCTGAGGCATTTGCCATTGTCTTGGCACCAAATGATACCTCAAG GAGCTGTGGATTATTTCGTCTGACCAAACCTGAAGGAATGAATATTCTAAAAAATTGCCAGGAGACAGGATTTCACCCACACAAAGAACCAGACAATGGCAGCCCCGTATATGAGCACTGCTCCAATGTGTACAAAAACTCCAATCTAAGGTTTGAAATCTTTGATTTACGCCAAAAATGA